In Deinococcus sp. HSC-46F16, the following are encoded in one genomic region:
- a CDS encoding MarR family winged helix-turn-helix transcriptional regulator, translated as MMDPTHANAPPAPDDIARLTRAMRELHRLIGTQVLRGMQGGLQDHDLTFAQMTALHGLRAGAPLTVSALAAHARLSLPATSHLVERLVRRGLAERRENPDNRREKLVAPTAAGLAVVSRMDAQFVGAYAAAFQPVRPPVLRAAADAVQALIDDITPSHAQETP; from the coding sequence ATGATGGACCCGACCCACGCCAACGCCCCCCCCGCCCCCGATGACATCGCCCGGCTGACGCGGGCCATGCGAGAGCTGCACCGGCTGATCGGCACCCAGGTGCTGCGCGGCATGCAGGGCGGCCTTCAGGACCACGACCTCACCTTCGCCCAGATGACGGCCCTGCACGGGCTGCGGGCCGGAGCGCCCCTGACCGTGAGTGCGCTGGCGGCCCACGCCCGGCTGAGCCTGCCCGCGACCAGCCACCTCGTTGAGCGGCTGGTGCGCCGGGGGCTGGCCGAGCGGCGCGAGAACCCGGACAACCGCCGCGAGAAGCTCGTCGCGCCCACGGCGGCGGGCCTCGCGGTGGTCTCGCGGATGGACGCGCAGTTCGTGGGGGCTTACGCCGCCGCCTTTCAGCCCGTGCGTCCGCCCGTGCTCCGCGCCGCCGCCGACGCGGTGCAGGCCCTGATCGACGACATCACTCCCTCCCACGCCCAGGAGACCCCATGA
- a CDS encoding DEAD/DEAH box helicase, whose product MTLVPKSYQEQALEALHAFLQRTGEVGAATAYGEVLEAWGRKVEHYIEVPGFPGLPYVCLRIPTGGGKTLLAAHAIGLITDTLLRSDTSLTLWLAPTSQIVDQTLTALRDRHHPLRLSLEEKLGGRPVEVLDVGEALSLSRGMVTSGSVVIVSTLQALRVGDTKGRKVYESNGTLQHHFTGLDPADRARLEHTPSGTLLYSLANVIKLHRPIVIMDEAHNARTPLSFETLTRFDPSMVLELTATPNLEHKPAQNLFASNVLYSVSAYQLKAEGMIKLPLLLTTHADRLEVIGQAIARRDALEATARKEQSITGEAIRPIVLYQAQSDLADDPLRLTPQRLKTTLMNDFQVPEREIAIATGDLNELQGVDLNAPDCPIRHIITVQALREGWDCPFAYVLCSVGNAASETAVEQLVGRVLRLPRAKFKNLADLNHSYAYVTSPAFAPVMETLQKGLKANGFEADTRGLILDSSLFPDSTNRPSQPTPLYRTPTVVVTTPPNLAALPEPLRHRFEYDEQRQEVRFTGAQMTEEDRDALRTMLPPEQQATADRVFESFRAAPSERGAPFAVPRLTVRRGAERLPFERSLYLDGPWPLSTYDARLSEADFSLNAAAGIATQLDVTEAGKLEAQFVSRVEQQLLRLVDRQDWTPAKLAVWLDKNIPHPDVTPREASVFLLRAVEELLADRRVDVNTLAREKYRLREALARRIEGHRQAAKHRGFEALLGAELVVDDTPDFAFRFGPDYPFTWAYEGTYRFQKHYYPVVGELKSEGEEYGCATFIDTLPEVKYWVRNLERQPRTSFWLPTSTDRFYPDFVALLHADEKRGVPERILVVEYKGGDRITNDDSKEKRRIGEMWAARSGGQALFALVGKDEVGRLSQLIRQQLGH is encoded by the coding sequence ATGACCCTTGTCCCCAAGTCGTACCAGGAGCAGGCCCTTGAAGCCCTGCACGCCTTCTTGCAGCGCACGGGGGAAGTGGGAGCAGCGACAGCCTACGGGGAGGTCTTGGAAGCCTGGGGCCGCAAGGTAGAGCACTACATCGAGGTGCCTGGCTTTCCCGGCCTGCCCTACGTCTGCCTGCGTATTCCGACCGGGGGCGGCAAGACGCTGCTCGCGGCCCACGCCATCGGCTTGATCACGGACACCCTGCTGCGCTCGGACACCAGCCTGACGCTGTGGCTCGCCCCCACCTCCCAGATCGTGGACCAGACCCTCACCGCCCTGCGCGACCGGCACCACCCCCTGCGCCTGTCCCTCGAGGAGAAGCTGGGGGGCCGCCCGGTGGAGGTGCTGGACGTGGGTGAGGCGCTCTCCCTGTCCCGGGGCATGGTCACCTCCGGCAGTGTCGTGATCGTCAGCACCCTCCAGGCGCTGCGCGTGGGCGACACCAAGGGCCGCAAGGTCTACGAGAGCAACGGCACCCTTCAGCACCACTTCACGGGCCTCGACCCGGCGGACCGGGCGCGACTCGAGCACACCCCGAGCGGCACCCTGCTGTACTCGCTTGCCAACGTGATCAAGCTCCACCGGCCCATCGTGATCATGGACGAGGCGCACAACGCCCGCACGCCGCTCTCCTTCGAGACGCTGACGCGCTTCGACCCCAGCATGGTGCTCGAGTTGACGGCCACCCCCAACCTCGAGCACAAGCCCGCGCAGAACCTGTTCGCGAGCAACGTGCTGTACAGCGTCAGCGCCTACCAGCTCAAGGCCGAGGGCATGATCAAGCTCCCCCTGCTGCTGACCACCCACGCCGACCGCCTCGAGGTCATCGGGCAGGCCATCGCCCGGCGGGACGCCCTCGAGGCGACCGCCCGCAAGGAGCAGAGCATCACCGGGGAGGCCATCCGGCCCATCGTGCTGTACCAGGCGCAATCCGACCTCGCGGACGATCCGCTGCGTCTCACCCCCCAGCGCCTCAAGACCACGCTGATGAACGACTTCCAGGTGCCCGAGCGGGAGATCGCCATCGCCACCGGCGACCTCAACGAGTTGCAGGGCGTGGACCTCAACGCACCCGACTGCCCCATCCGGCACATCATCACGGTGCAGGCCCTGCGCGAAGGCTGGGACTGCCCCTTCGCCTATGTCCTGTGCAGTGTGGGGAACGCCGCGAGCGAGACGGCAGTGGAACAGCTGGTGGGCCGGGTGCTGCGCCTGCCTCGCGCGAAGTTCAAGAACCTCGCCGACCTCAATCACTCCTACGCCTACGTCACCAGCCCTGCCTTTGCGCCGGTGATGGAGACCCTACAAAAGGGCCTCAAGGCCAACGGCTTCGAGGCGGACACCCGGGGGCTCATCCTCGACAGCAGCCTCTTTCCGGACAGCACGAACCGCCCCTCCCAGCCCACGCCGCTCTACCGCACGCCGACCGTGGTGGTCACCACTCCCCCGAACCTGGCGGCGCTGCCTGAGCCGCTGCGGCACCGCTTCGAGTACGACGAACAGCGGCAGGAGGTGCGCTTCACGGGGGCACAGATGACCGAGGAAGACCGGGACGCCCTACGAACGATGCTCCCACCGGAACAGCAGGCCACTGCCGACCGGGTCTTCGAGAGCTTCCGCGCCGCTCCCAGCGAGCGGGGGGCCCCCTTCGCCGTGCCCAGGCTCACCGTGCGCCGCGGGGCCGAGCGCCTGCCGTTCGAACGGTCGCTCTACCTCGACGGGCCCTGGCCCCTGAGCACCTACGACGCGAGGCTCTCCGAGGCCGACTTCTCCCTGAACGCGGCGGCCGGAATTGCCACGCAGCTGGACGTGACCGAGGCGGGCAAGCTGGAGGCGCAGTTCGTCTCGCGGGTCGAACAGCAACTGCTGCGGCTGGTCGACCGGCAGGACTGGACCCCCGCGAAGCTGGCCGTCTGGCTCGACAAGAACATCCCCCACCCCGATGTGACCCCGCGCGAGGCCTCCGTGTTCCTGCTGCGGGCGGTGGAAGAACTGCTTGCTGACCGGCGGGTGGACGTCAACACACTGGCGCGCGAGAAGTATCGGCTGCGCGAGGCCCTCGCCAGGCGCATCGAGGGCCACCGGCAAGCGGCCAAACACCGGGGGTTCGAGGCGCTGCTGGGGGCGGAACTGGTGGTGGATGACACCCCCGACTTCGCATTCCGCTTCGGGCCGGACTACCCCTTCACCTGGGCCTACGAGGGCACCTACCGCTTCCAGAAGCACTACTACCCGGTGGTGGGTGAGCTGAAGAGCGAAGGCGAGGAGTACGGGTGCGCCACCTTCATCGACACGCTGCCCGAGGTGAAGTACTGGGTTCGGAACCTGGAGCGCCAGCCGCGCACGTCCTTCTGGCTGCCCACCAGCACCGACCGCTTCTACCCCGACTTCGTCGCGTTGCTGCATGCGGATGAGAAGCGGGGGGTGCCCGAGCGCATCCTCGTGGTCGAGTACAAGGGTGGCGACCGCATCACCAACGACGACAGCAAGGAAAAGCGCCGCATCGGTGAGATGTGGGCCGCACGCAGCGGGGGGCAGGCGCTGTTCGCCCTGGTCGGCAAGGACGAGGTTGGACGCCTGTCCCAACTCATTCGGCAACAACTTGGACATTGA
- a CDS encoding RNaseH domain-containing protein codes for MTVTRQSRAPKPRAENLTAMAFQFEHLPEPVYTFTEVRWTPDAQALVAALEGSLKPHRKRLPIRDLRLRVQVRDRGVIGTEKDLGTGFGSQTLTFTTSDPEAAEEHTNHAVAEWVDQAVRKLAQADGASAQALRRLALDGAAVRASVREEPVFGWDVNRHTGTAKEPQGRRLFATLADYVAGLLAGQVVYPDASPLRRVVRKDVTENEVNLMTDVVTLPSGDGEVRFSLGLTVSVETYPGRRLPVVKVHHKKFVWAREPKSGKQKLSGFVLPEGEARALRFEVQKDLALEEDYAVLATEYSLPLDVKTPHLAAHGTRGSYGEHAVVISHKNGRAETDAVLYGVPDLDRRLSFERLEALLAPAGFTRWTGLEEVPSPSKSQTDADMGWKILFEGEGEDEEAVTPRKRAEAERAFQAWAARVKGNIEEHYGGTHHLVIAFAEGLTKDAEKAQDILETVLGEGATIELKMLPRGVHGARSTLRGADLPKPSERAAERVKAWTPFIEELKAYGAEHPDNPVRGVLVLADKHYPTGRDDVINKRVGRIALSKSLGLTVQYLLPIRRKKTGDLARNADNNFRIRVINAWRDLAWKSLGKMDGIERKAREILGTEGRPVLGVGIIRVNRKSGVGNDASFIPYAIELDPVTGTCVGAVMLGQGEGEPSPTPFMPLPDLIRVLTDYGPSYLARRKLTRETNKARGLYTQRFLQQVLVERTRLNPELIVLADASTLSGMWPWLADSKITPGNVTLNDQTHAEQDYPEASVIRIRPDISPKVIMDTPQVRVIVDGEVRRSARRSDADLYRVTDTEPGMETYLSFGSRIAKRPNGVSCYRPIANEDGVMRDPYLDAWQTPNAVDITVVRPGTLEPEALAKFVEALRSEYAHFGSWINAPGPLHFASLLKAYVPDYDLSDEDEEEEEESNMPLLPW; via the coding sequence ATGACCGTGACCCGCCAGAGCAGGGCCCCCAAACCCCGCGCCGAGAACCTCACCGCCATGGCCTTTCAGTTCGAGCACCTGCCCGAGCCGGTGTACACCTTCACGGAGGTGCGCTGGACGCCGGACGCGCAGGCCCTGGTCGCCGCGCTGGAGGGCAGCCTCAAACCCCACAGGAAGCGGCTGCCCATCCGCGACCTGCGCCTGCGGGTGCAGGTGCGCGACCGGGGCGTGATCGGCACGGAGAAGGATCTCGGGACAGGATTCGGCAGCCAGACGCTGACCTTCACCACCAGTGACCCCGAGGCTGCCGAGGAGCACACCAACCACGCGGTCGCGGAGTGGGTGGATCAGGCGGTGCGGAAGCTCGCGCAGGCGGACGGGGCGTCGGCGCAGGCCCTGCGTCGGCTGGCCCTGGACGGGGCGGCCGTGCGCGCGAGCGTGCGGGAGGAACCCGTCTTCGGGTGGGACGTGAACCGGCACACGGGCACGGCGAAGGAGCCCCAGGGCAGGCGCCTGTTCGCCACGCTCGCGGACTACGTGGCCGGGCTGCTGGCCGGACAGGTGGTGTACCCGGACGCCTCGCCGCTGCGCCGGGTGGTCCGTAAGGACGTGACCGAGAACGAGGTCAACCTGATGACCGATGTGGTCACCCTGCCGTCCGGGGACGGGGAGGTGCGCTTCAGCCTGGGCCTCACGGTGAGCGTGGAGACGTACCCAGGCCGCCGCCTGCCGGTCGTCAAGGTCCACCACAAGAAGTTCGTGTGGGCCCGCGAACCGAAGTCGGGCAAACAGAAGCTCTCGGGGTTCGTCCTGCCCGAGGGGGAGGCGCGCGCACTGCGCTTCGAGGTGCAGAAGGACCTCGCGCTCGAGGAGGACTACGCGGTGCTCGCCACCGAGTACAGCCTGCCGCTGGACGTGAAGACCCCCCACCTCGCGGCGCACGGCACCCGGGGAAGCTACGGGGAGCACGCCGTGGTGATCAGCCACAAGAACGGCCGGGCGGAGACGGACGCGGTGCTGTACGGGGTGCCGGACCTCGACCGGCGGCTCTCCTTCGAGCGGCTGGAGGCGCTGCTCGCCCCGGCGGGCTTCACCCGCTGGACCGGGCTGGAGGAGGTGCCCTCGCCCTCGAAGTCCCAGACGGACGCGGACATGGGGTGGAAGATTCTCTTCGAGGGTGAGGGCGAGGACGAGGAGGCGGTCACCCCCAGGAAACGGGCGGAGGCGGAGCGGGCGTTCCAGGCCTGGGCCGCGCGGGTGAAGGGCAACATCGAGGAGCACTACGGGGGCACCCACCACCTCGTGATCGCCTTCGCGGAGGGTCTGACGAAGGACGCGGAAAAGGCTCAGGACATCCTCGAGACGGTGCTCGGCGAGGGGGCCACCATCGAGTTGAAGATGCTGCCGAGGGGGGTGCACGGGGCGCGGAGCACCCTCCGTGGTGCTGATTTGCCCAAGCCCTCGGAGCGGGCGGCCGAGCGGGTCAAGGCCTGGACCCCCTTCATCGAGGAACTCAAGGCGTACGGCGCGGAACACCCGGACAACCCGGTGCGCGGGGTGCTGGTGCTGGCGGACAAGCACTACCCGACCGGGCGGGACGACGTGATTAACAAGCGGGTGGGGCGCATCGCGCTGAGCAAGAGTCTCGGTCTGACGGTGCAGTACCTGCTCCCCATCCGCCGGAAGAAGACGGGCGACCTGGCGCGCAACGCGGACAACAACTTCCGCATCCGGGTCATCAACGCCTGGCGCGACCTGGCGTGGAAGAGTCTCGGGAAGATGGACGGCATCGAGCGCAAGGCGCGCGAGATCCTGGGCACCGAGGGCCGCCCGGTGCTGGGGGTGGGCATCATCCGGGTGAACCGCAAGTCCGGGGTGGGGAACGACGCGAGCTTCATCCCCTACGCCATCGAACTCGACCCGGTGACCGGGACGTGCGTGGGCGCCGTGATGCTGGGGCAGGGGGAGGGCGAGCCGAGCCCCACCCCCTTCATGCCCCTGCCGGACCTGATCCGGGTGCTGACCGACTACGGCCCGAGCTACCTCGCGCGCCGGAAGCTCACCCGGGAGACGAACAAGGCCCGGGGCCTGTACACGCAGCGGTTCCTCCAGCAGGTGCTGGTGGAGCGCACCCGGCTGAACCCGGAGTTGATCGTGCTCGCGGACGCCTCGACCCTGAGCGGCATGTGGCCCTGGCTGGCCGACAGCAAGATCACGCCCGGCAACGTCACCCTGAACGACCAGACCCACGCGGAGCAGGACTACCCGGAGGCGAGCGTCATCCGCATCCGCCCCGACATCTCGCCCAAGGTCATCATGGACACGCCGCAGGTACGGGTAATCGTGGACGGGGAGGTGCGGCGCTCGGCCCGCCGGAGCGACGCCGACCTGTACCGGGTCACGGACACCGAGCCGGGCATGGAAACCTACCTGTCTTTCGGCTCCCGCATCGCCAAGCGTCCGAACGGGGTGAGCTGCTACAGGCCTATTGCTAACGAGGACGGCGTGATGCGTGACCCCTACCTCGACGCGTGGCAGACCCCTAACGCGGTGGACATCACCGTCGTGCGGCCCGGGACGCTGGAGCCGGAGGCGCTGGCGAAGTTCGTGGAGGCCCTGCGCAGCGAGTACGCCCACTTCGGGAGTTGGATCAACGCCCCGGGGCCGCTGCACTTCGCCTCGCTGCTCAAGGCGTACGTGCCGGACTACGACCTGTCCGACGAGGACGAGGAGGAGGAAGAGGAGAGCAACATGCCGCTGCTGCCCTGGTGA
- a CDS encoding LexA family transcriptional regulator — protein MNQPKPNLTPRQRDVLAEIARLEGEGETVTTARLSATLSMPRQNVRTYMMVLRDQGYARYQAAERHTAIIHITDKGRALLGKPPSTLSLPIVGEVAAGQPGYAEERIEGYATRLQDVLEIHEGDFLLRVRGESMLGVGIYPGDLVVIRPMEEEPHSGEIALVAVPGEDTATLKRWHRDNGTVTLISENPSYEPLSFPAQNVQVQGCLVGHIGTGRARHTR, from the coding sequence ATGAACCAACCCAAGCCCAACCTGACCCCCCGGCAACGGGACGTCCTCGCGGAGATCGCCCGGCTTGAGGGGGAGGGTGAAACCGTGACCACGGCGCGCTTGTCGGCCACGCTCTCCATGCCCCGGCAGAACGTGCGGACGTACATGATGGTGCTGCGCGATCAGGGCTACGCCCGCTACCAGGCCGCCGAGCGGCACACCGCCATCATCCACATCACCGACAAGGGCCGGGCCCTGCTCGGCAAGCCCCCGTCCACCCTCTCGCTGCCCATCGTGGGAGAGGTCGCCGCCGGACAGCCGGGCTACGCCGAGGAGCGCATCGAAGGTTACGCCACGAGGTTGCAGGACGTGCTGGAGATTCACGAGGGCGACTTCCTGTTGCGCGTGCGCGGGGAGTCCATGCTCGGGGTCGGCATCTACCCCGGCGACCTGGTGGTCATCCGCCCGATGGAAGAGGAGCCCCACAGCGGGGAGATCGCCCTGGTGGCCGTACCCGGCGAGGACACCGCCACCCTGAAGCGCTGGCACCGCGACAACGGCACCGTGACCCTCATCAGCGAGAACCCCAGCTACGAGCCGCTGAGTTTCCCCGCGCAGAACGTGCAGGTGCAGGGGTGCCTGGTCGGCCACATCGGCACGGGCCGGGCGCGGCACACCCGCTGA
- a CDS encoding site-specific DNA-methyltransferase, which translates to MPTLDWIGKQAVLTHHNDIPYRTLVCDQAQSFGDPDSGNLIVHGDNLEALKALMPSYAGQVKLIYIDPPYNTGNEEWVYNDNVNSPELEAWLGKVVGKDFEDLSRQDKWLCMMYPRLHLLKQLLRDDGVIVISLDDNTASFARMLLDEVFLAQNHLATFIWRKVDSPNTNGVSVAPNHEYLYAYAGRKAKVQLHAKPDPQIAKAYGNLDDQGRRYRDRLLKKNGSNSLRSDRPTMYFGIPGPDGEEVFPVHDDGREARWAAGPKKVEELRTANLLVWKRRVLLGREQWVPYTREYAPDNPERPHPTIWDDLTTMRQAKAHQRDLFLPLGLKPFDTPKPEELLARLIEMTTQEGDLVLDSFAGSGTTGAVAHKMNRRYILVELTPSAREYIVPRLRKVVQGEDPGGVSETFSWEQGGGFRFCDLGPQLFNELGQVADGISFAQMARYIFLTQTGRPLPADAAQAPPFIGTHDGRDYFLLLNDTLRAEHLTSLGDPERPRTVFADATTLSASALAERHVTFKQVPYEVRL; encoded by the coding sequence ATGCCCACCCTCGACTGGATCGGCAAGCAGGCCGTCCTGACCCACCACAACGACATCCCGTACCGGACGCTCGTCTGCGACCAGGCCCAGAGCTTCGGGGACCCCGACAGCGGCAACCTCATCGTCCACGGTGACAACCTCGAGGCCCTCAAGGCCCTGATGCCGTCCTACGCCGGGCAAGTCAAGCTCATCTATATCGACCCCCCGTACAACACGGGCAACGAAGAGTGGGTCTACAACGACAACGTCAACAGCCCCGAGTTGGAGGCCTGGCTCGGCAAGGTGGTGGGCAAAGACTTCGAAGACCTGTCGCGTCAGGACAAGTGGCTGTGCATGATGTACCCGCGGCTGCACCTGCTCAAGCAGTTGCTCCGTGACGACGGCGTCATCGTCATCTCACTGGACGACAACACGGCGAGCTTCGCCCGGATGCTGCTGGACGAGGTCTTTCTCGCCCAGAACCACCTCGCCACCTTCATCTGGCGCAAGGTCGACAGCCCCAACACGAACGGCGTGTCCGTCGCACCCAACCATGAGTACCTCTACGCCTACGCGGGCCGCAAGGCAAAGGTGCAGCTGCACGCCAAGCCCGACCCGCAGATCGCCAAGGCGTACGGCAACCTTGATGACCAGGGGCGGCGCTACCGCGACCGCCTGCTGAAAAAGAACGGCAGCAACAGCCTGCGTTCCGACCGGCCCACGATGTACTTCGGCATTCCCGGGCCTGACGGCGAAGAGGTCTTCCCGGTCCATGACGATGGCCGCGAAGCCCGGTGGGCGGCAGGGCCCAAGAAGGTCGAGGAGCTGCGGACTGCCAACCTGCTGGTCTGGAAACGCCGTGTGCTGCTTGGGCGCGAGCAGTGGGTGCCCTACACGCGCGAGTACGCCCCGGACAACCCCGAGCGGCCTCACCCGACCATCTGGGATGACCTCACCACCATGCGGCAGGCCAAGGCCCATCAGCGCGACCTGTTTTTGCCGCTGGGGCTCAAGCCCTTCGACACGCCCAAGCCCGAGGAACTGCTCGCGAGGCTGATCGAGATGACCACCCAGGAGGGTGACCTGGTGCTTGACTCCTTCGCCGGGTCAGGCACCACCGGGGCGGTCGCCCACAAGATGAACCGGCGGTACATCCTCGTGGAACTCACCCCGTCGGCCCGGGAGTACATCGTGCCGCGCCTGCGCAAGGTGGTGCAGGGCGAAGACCCAGGCGGCGTCTCGGAGACCTTCAGCTGGGAGCAGGGCGGGGGGTTCCGCTTCTGTGACCTCGGCCCCCAGCTGTTCAACGAACTCGGTCAGGTCGCCGACGGCATCTCGTTCGCGCAGATGGCCCGCTACATCTTCCTGACCCAGACCGGGAGGCCCCTCCCCGCGGATGCGGCTCAGGCCCCTCCATTCATCGGCACGCACGACGGGCGGGATTACTTCCTGCTGCTGAACGACACCCTGCGGGCCGAGCACCTCACCTCCCTCGGTGACCCCGAGCGGCCCCGCACCGTCTTCGCCGACGCCACCACCCTGAGCGCCTCCGCGCTCGCCGAGCGCCACGTCACCTTCAAACAGGTGCCGTACGAGGTTCGCCTATGA
- a CDS encoding DHA2 family efflux MFS transporter permease subunit: MTTPTPPAPINYAQTLDLRTKRVILFGVLLGLFLSALDQTIVATALPRIVTDLNGLNLYTWVTTAYLLTNTALVPIYGKLSDLYGRKPILMFGIVVFLIGSALCGLSGEPFLGSLFGGGMEQLVVFRALQGIGAAALGSVAFAIVADLFEPIDRPRYQGLFGAVFGLSSVIGPLLGGFLTDQISWRWVFYVNLPIGLVAVAFIASRMPRLASGLTGRVDWLGAFLILLFSVPLLLALTWGADGIYAWGSPQVLGLFALSAVSLIAFLFSQARHPNPILPLHLFGNPTFAWGAVARFLIGAAFLGAILFLSLYLVQVQGVSATAAGTATIPLTVGLIIGAIGSGQVASRIGRYKPLMLGGLAVAALGFYALSTLTADTPYSGVVLRMVLLGLGLGPTLPLYTTALQLSVKPWEIGVATSSGQFFQQMGSTIGTAVFGALLTAGLGTNLAAQFSAQAAAAQGTVATTLRQIAGQVRDGGGQTGQDRSATPRTPEQIREDFAALRQNVTRAIETGDRTAIAAIQAAPGLPTEAKARLTDVPAGGVAAGVRATFAQTEAALSAAVEGGDPARVAALAADGRLPAALRERLAEIPAVALATPQGRAGILAGLRQGLRAALPTAASGAERQALAAALRGVNDGEAVALASARASRVAFAETIAGIYRVSVGLVLLAFLATLMMPNLTMPTRRSGERLAPVPAEL, encoded by the coding sequence ATGACCACCCCCACCCCGCCCGCGCCCATCAACTACGCGCAGACCCTCGACCTGCGCACCAAGCGCGTGATTCTTTTCGGCGTGCTGCTGGGCCTCTTCCTGAGTGCCCTCGACCAGACCATCGTCGCCACGGCCCTGCCGCGCATCGTGACGGACCTCAACGGCCTGAACCTCTACACCTGGGTGACCACTGCCTACTTGCTCACCAACACGGCGCTGGTGCCCATCTACGGCAAACTGTCTGACCTGTACGGCCGCAAGCCCATCCTGATGTTCGGGATCGTGGTCTTTCTGATCGGCTCGGCGCTGTGCGGCCTGTCGGGAGAGCCTTTCCTCGGGTCGCTCTTCGGCGGCGGGATGGAGCAGCTCGTGGTCTTCCGCGCCCTGCAGGGCATCGGGGCGGCGGCGCTGGGCTCGGTCGCCTTTGCCATCGTCGCGGACCTGTTCGAGCCCATCGACCGCCCGCGCTACCAGGGCCTCTTCGGGGCCGTGTTCGGCCTGAGCAGTGTGATCGGGCCGCTGTTGGGCGGCTTCCTGACCGACCAGATCTCCTGGCGCTGGGTCTTTTACGTGAACCTGCCCATCGGACTCGTCGCCGTCGCCTTTATCGCCTCGCGGATGCCCCGGCTCGCGAGCGGCCTGACGGGGCGGGTGGACTGGCTGGGCGCTTTCCTCATCCTGCTCTTTTCCGTGCCGCTGCTGCTCGCGCTGACCTGGGGCGCCGACGGCATCTATGCCTGGGGCAGCCCGCAGGTGCTGGGCCTCTTTGCCCTGAGCGCCGTCTCGCTGATCGCCTTTCTCTTCTCGCAGGCGCGGCACCCCAACCCGATTCTGCCGCTGCATCTCTTCGGGAACCCCACCTTTGCGTGGGGTGCGGTGGCCCGCTTCCTGATCGGGGCGGCCTTCCTGGGGGCGATCCTCTTCCTGAGTCTGTATCTTGTGCAGGTGCAGGGGGTCAGCGCGACCGCCGCCGGAACCGCGACCATTCCCCTGACCGTGGGGTTGATTATCGGCGCGATCGGCTCGGGACAGGTGGCCAGCCGCATCGGGCGCTACAAGCCGCTGATGCTGGGCGGGCTGGCGGTGGCGGCGCTGGGTTTTTACGCGCTCAGCACCCTGACCGCCGACACGCCGTACTCGGGCGTGGTGCTGCGAATGGTGCTGCTGGGCTTGGGGCTGGGGCCGACGCTGCCGCTGTACACCACCGCCCTGCAACTCTCGGTCAAGCCCTGGGAAATCGGCGTGGCGACGAGTTCGGGGCAGTTTTTCCAGCAGATGGGCAGCACCATCGGCACGGCCGTGTTCGGGGCGCTGCTCACGGCGGGCCTGGGCACCAACCTCGCCGCGCAGTTCTCCGCGCAGGCCGCCGCCGCGCAGGGCACCGTGGCAACCACCCTGCGCCAGATCGCGGGGCAGGTGCGGGACGGCGGCGGGCAGACGGGCCAGGACCGCTCGGCGACCCCCCGCACGCCCGAACAGATCCGCGAGGACTTCGCCGCCCTGCGCCAGAACGTGACCCGCGCCATCGAAACCGGGGACCGGACGGCCATCGCCGCGATTCAGGCCGCCCCTGGCCTGCCCACCGAGGCCAAGGCCCGCCTCACGGACGTGCCCGCCGGGGGCGTCGCGGCCGGGGTGCGGGCCACCTTCGCGCAAACGGAAGCCGCGCTGAGTGCCGCCGTGGAGGGCGGTGACCCCGCCCGCGTCGCTGCCCTCGCCGCCGACGGACGCCTGCCCGCCGCGTTGCGCGAGCGCCTGGCCGAGATTCCCGCGGTCGCCCTCGCGACGCCGCAGGGCCGCGCCGGGATTCTGGCCGGACTGCGCCAGGGCCTGCGGGCGGCCCTCCCCACCGCCGCCAGCGGGGCCGAACGTCAGGCCCTGGCTGCCGCCCTGCGCGGCGTGAACGACGGCGAGGCGGTTGCCCTTGCCAGCGCCCGTGCCAGCCGGGTCGCCTTCGCCGAGACCATCGCGGGCATCTACCGCGTTTCCGTCGGGCTCGTGCTGCTGGCCTTCCTCGCCACCCTGATGATGCCCAACCTCACCATGCCCACCCGCCGCTCGGGAGAACGGCTGGCCCCGGTGCCTGCCGAGCTGTAG